Proteins from a single region of Methanoculleus taiwanensis:
- a CDS encoding histidine kinase N-terminal 7TM domain-containing protein, producing the protein MAARGRAGSAIAMVVFTFLVIFCLVSALITYGLGVFVFAKNPSSTVNRLFLATMLAATYWALGEFFIWQATGYDEVWFWLKASAFWPLVAALTAHFILAFTGHPLAKEKKTWHLLIALYLPALLIALVEILTGQIYTVGYEPGTGYVYLPVSASPAYQIEAIYVTLVMVTAAYISITAWRRAQPGKIRRQNRLVGIGIATVIGFGFLSGILLPAYRIYTPNLVFIGIVIFSLLIVYAVHKYGLFVLSPETAVPDIIRTMPDGLVLADMDGRIITTNRAAAEIFGIAESDLPGRSVGTLIPETAYASIRATITEQGRLSDREALLEGKEETYVSIAGSLVKDPDAEPVGIVLIIRDITGRKASERALRIAGEKISLLTRLTRHDIGNLLTALSWYLTLLQEDRASPAGDAYLSSSIDLVGKITRHLQFSRDYQEIGLHQPIWQPLESLITQAVDDLPLDSVSITSRVMPVEIYTDPLSVKVIYNLLENALRHGDGLTEIRIATEEERDGSLIVAFEDNGAGIGDAEKEKIFRYGYGKNTGLGLAFSRDILSITGIGIAETGTAGRGARFELQVPSRAWRPLGEADKGA; encoded by the coding sequence ATGGCTGCCCGGGGTCGCGCGGGCTCTGCGATTGCTATGGTCGTCTTCACCTTCCTGGTCATCTTCTGCCTCGTATCGGCGCTCATCACCTACGGCCTCGGAGTATTCGTCTTTGCCAAAAACCCCTCGTCGACGGTCAACCGCCTCTTCCTCGCCACAATGCTCGCCGCAACCTACTGGGCTCTCGGCGAGTTCTTCATCTGGCAGGCAACCGGGTACGACGAGGTCTGGTTCTGGCTGAAAGCCAGCGCTTTCTGGCCGCTCGTCGCCGCACTCACCGCCCACTTCATCCTCGCCTTCACCGGCCACCCCCTCGCGAAGGAGAAGAAAACCTGGCATCTCCTCATCGCGCTCTATCTCCCTGCCCTCCTCATCGCCCTCGTCGAGATACTCACCGGTCAGATCTATACCGTAGGCTACGAGCCCGGGACAGGCTACGTCTACCTCCCGGTTTCCGCAAGCCCGGCCTACCAGATCGAAGCGATCTATGTCACGCTCGTAATGGTCACCGCGGCATACATCAGTATCACCGCCTGGCGAAGAGCACAACCGGGGAAGATCCGACGCCAGAACAGGCTCGTCGGCATCGGTATTGCGACCGTCATCGGATTCGGATTCCTCTCCGGAATACTCCTCCCAGCCTACAGGATATACACCCCGAACCTCGTCTTCATCGGGATCGTCATCTTCTCCCTGCTCATTGTCTACGCCGTCCATAAGTACGGGCTCTTCGTACTCAGTCCGGAGACGGCAGTTCCGGATATCATCCGGACGATGCCGGACGGCCTTGTCCTTGCAGATATGGACGGCAGGATCATTACGACGAACAGAGCTGCGGCGGAGATCTTCGGAATAGCGGAGAGCGACCTTCCCGGCCGGTCTGTCGGGACGCTCATCCCCGAGACCGCCTACGCATCGATCAGGGCGACCATCACGGAGCAGGGGAGACTCTCCGATCGTGAGGCACTTCTCGAGGGGAAGGAGGAGACGTATGTCAGTATTGCAGGATCACTCGTCAAAGACCCGGACGCCGAGCCTGTCGGGATTGTCCTGATCATCAGGGACATTACCGGCCGAAAGGCATCGGAGAGAGCCCTCCGGATAGCCGGGGAGAAGATCTCCCTCTTAACCCGGCTGACCCGCCACGATATCGGCAACCTGCTCACCGCCCTCTCCTGGTACCTGACCCTTCTCCAGGAGGACCGGGCATCCCCTGCGGGCGACGCCTACCTCTCCTCATCTATCGATCTCGTCGGGAAGATCACCCGCCACCTCCAGTTCTCCCGCGATTACCAGGAGATCGGGCTGCACCAGCCGATCTGGCAGCCACTCGAATCGCTGATCACCCAGGCTGTCGACGACCTCCCCCTCGACAGCGTCTCGATCACCTCCCGGGTTATGCCGGTGGAGATCTACACCGACCCGCTCTCGGTCAAAGTCATCTATAACCTGCTCGAGAACGCACTCCGCCACGGGGACGGGCTCACGGAGATACGGATAGCAACGGAGGAAGAGAGAGACGGGAGCCTCATCGTGGCATTCGAGGATAACGGCGCCGGGATCGGAGATGCGGAGAAAGAGAAGATCTTCAGGTACGGCTATGGAAAGAACACCGGCCTCGGGCTCGCCTTCTCCCGCGACATCCTCTCGATCACCGGCATCGGGATCGCCGAGACCGGCACGGCAGGCAGGGGAGCGCGGTTTGAACTGCAGGTCCCCTCCCGGGCATGGCGGCCTCTCGGAGAGGCGGACAAAGGCGCATAA
- a CDS encoding GntP family permease: protein MDTLLPFAVCLVLITLASVRYHLPPFLTLTGAAVLFGVLSGMPVDVFMPAVTAGAGRIFAILGIVIFAGVVIAQVLRESGRIEDIVADIRKVARHPLYTAGIAGYLLSVPLMCGITSFVILAPIVSHLRSERAAATTLLFVTGVAGIISYVLLYPSPVIHTVVTTLGLYPGEPWRVDLFTLPISLLLLSALLLFWRSRIPAGEAPEQRSGGGIAVRTWLPLIVLFLMLGIGFIVPPLRGLSNIYIALLAALFVALIDVPADVRERALARGTKNAGIIIFDLTGAGAFGGVIAASTFPSDVAALVAGHLPGLLLPFVIAALLQAAQGSRVVTAAVTATVLSTTGLVPELHPAALVLMIAAGAFMFSYVSDPFFWLLKRTTGEGFETVVRRYTLPLSIAGVVTLAAALLVEAALG from the coding sequence ATGGATACCCTCCTCCCGTTCGCCGTCTGCCTCGTCCTGATCACGCTCGCCTCGGTCAGGTACCACCTGCCGCCGTTTCTCACCCTCACCGGTGCGGCGGTGCTCTTCGGCGTTCTCTCCGGGATGCCGGTGGACGTCTTCATGCCGGCCGTCACCGCCGGAGCGGGACGGATCTTCGCGATCCTCGGGATCGTCATCTTCGCAGGCGTCGTCATCGCGCAGGTGCTCCGGGAGAGCGGCAGGATCGAGGATATCGTCGCCGACATCAGGAAGGTCGCCCGCCACCCGCTCTACACGGCAGGGATTGCCGGCTACCTCCTCTCCGTGCCCCTGATGTGCGGGATCACCTCCTTTGTGATCCTCGCACCGATCGTCTCCCATCTTCGAAGTGAACGGGCGGCGGCAACCACTCTCCTCTTTGTGACCGGTGTTGCAGGGATCATCTCCTACGTCCTCCTCTACCCTTCGCCCGTGATCCATACCGTCGTCACCACACTCGGCCTGTACCCGGGCGAGCCCTGGCGGGTCGACCTCTTCACGCTCCCGATCTCGCTCCTGCTGCTCAGCGCCCTCCTCCTCTTCTGGCGGAGCCGCATCCCGGCGGGAGAGGCGCCTGAACAGAGATCCGGCGGCGGCATTGCCGTCCGTACGTGGCTGCCACTCATCGTGCTCTTCCTGATGCTCGGGATCGGGTTTATCGTCCCTCCGCTCAGGGGGCTTTCCAACATCTACATCGCGCTTCTTGCAGCGCTCTTCGTGGCGCTCATCGACGTTCCTGCCGACGTCCGGGAGCGGGCGCTCGCCCGGGGGACAAAGAACGCGGGGATCATCATCTTCGACCTTACCGGCGCCGGCGCCTTCGGCGGGGTGATCGCCGCGAGCACGTTCCCGTCCGATGTTGCAGCGCTCGTTGCGGGCCACCTTCCGGGGCTTCTCCTGCCGTTCGTCATCGCAGCGCTCCTTCAGGCGGCACAGGGCTCCCGGGTCGTCACCGCCGCCGTCACCGCGACGGTTCTCTCCACGACGGGGCTGGTTCCGGAGCTCCATCCCGCCGCCCTCGTGCTGATGATCGCCGCGGGAGCGTTCATGTTCAGCTACGTCAGCGACCCGTTCTTCTGGCTGCTCAAGCGGACGACCGGCGAAGGGTTCGAAACCGTCGTGCGCCGGTACACCCTCCCGTTATCGATTGCGGGGGTTGTGACGCTGGCGGCCGCTCTCCTCGTCGAAGCGGCTCTCGGATAA
- a CDS encoding TetR/AcrR family transcriptional regulator — MPKVIPEYKEDAKKKIIKAAIEVIAERGYAQATIHAIAQKLNVSKGAVYWYFPSREALLREVMATIQREMQKVTDESSRHATLEELYTELFSPIFEQFDLGDEERRALFYEMFALALRNSAVRGAAVDYIDALVSATESAIKREQKTGRIKARTDSRTLALIMVALYSGMLNYKMTSMGEEETRRIWREAMQLLILPQTNER; from the coding sequence ATGCCGAAAGTCATACCCGAATATAAGGAAGACGCAAAGAAGAAGATCATCAAGGCCGCGATAGAGGTGATCGCCGAACGAGGGTACGCACAGGCGACCATCCATGCAATAGCACAGAAACTGAACGTTAGCAAAGGAGCGGTATACTGGTACTTCCCGAGCAGAGAGGCACTGCTCCGGGAGGTGATGGCCACCATCCAGAGGGAGATGCAGAAGGTAACCGACGAATCTTCCCGGCATGCGACGCTGGAAGAGTTGTATACGGAGTTATTCTCCCCTATCTTCGAGCAGTTCGATCTTGGCGATGAAGAGCGGCGTGCACTATTTTACGAGATGTTTGCTCTTGCCCTACGAAATTCCGCGGTCCGCGGGGCAGCGGTAGACTATATAGACGCACTGGTATCCGCAACGGAAAGCGCAATCAAGAGAGAACAAAAAACGGGGCGGATCAAAGCCCGGACGGACTCACGGACACTGGCACTGATCATGGTTGCTCTCTATTCCGGCATGCTGAACTATAAGATGACGTCGATGGGGGAAGAGGAGACACGCCGGATCTGGCGGGAAGCGATGCAACTGCTGATCTTACCCCAAACAAACGAAAGATAG
- a CDS encoding cation:proton antiporter: MESIATSIEFQMSLLLFLALAGYLLASRINQSAVIGAILVGLLVGPSMLGLITYTDFVRSLAHLGAIILLFVIGFEFNIKDILKASYGVIGIIGVIVPWIGGYAITLLFGFDLASAIFVGTALTATSIAITANVLKEIGMLQTEAARAIIGVAIIDDVLSLVALSITGDLVGGSISAVSIGIVLAKAFGFIIIGGAIGLFGVSRLIERMDASNLAKKYPEFVFIFAMMIAFLYAMFADLMGLSGIVGAFIAGVAFEGVGLRNSKDVREGAEYLQIIFASIFFVSLGILADFTALTPEILVFLVALTVVAIITKVVGCGLPARAMGMCREDSLIIGFGMAPRGEVAMIVALIGLDQGLIGQGIFVAIVLMSLLTTIITPIVYRNWFFKGEYCTYEQESGNT; the protein is encoded by the coding sequence ATGGAGAGCATCGCCACCTCAATTGAGTTTCAGATGAGTCTGCTCCTCTTCCTTGCACTTGCCGGCTACCTCCTGGCATCCAGGATAAACCAGTCGGCAGTCATCGGAGCCATTCTTGTCGGACTCCTCGTCGGCCCGAGCATGCTCGGCCTGATCACCTACACCGATTTCGTCAGGAGTCTCGCGCACCTCGGAGCGATCATCCTCCTCTTCGTCATCGGATTCGAGTTCAACATCAAGGATATCCTGAAAGCAAGCTACGGCGTCATAGGAATCATCGGCGTCATCGTCCCGTGGATAGGCGGCTACGCCATCACCCTGCTCTTCGGGTTCGACCTCGCAAGCGCGATCTTCGTCGGGACGGCGCTCACCGCCACCAGTATCGCCATCACGGCAAACGTCTTAAAAGAGATCGGCATGCTCCAGACCGAGGCCGCGAGGGCGATCATCGGCGTTGCGATCATCGACGACGTCCTCTCCCTGGTTGCGCTCTCGATCACCGGAGACCTCGTGGGCGGGAGCATCTCGGCGGTCTCGATCGGCATCGTTCTCGCGAAAGCCTTCGGGTTCATCATCATCGGAGGCGCGATCGGGCTCTTCGGTGTGAGCCGGCTCATCGAACGGATGGACGCGTCCAACCTTGCGAAGAAGTATCCCGAGTTCGTCTTCATCTTCGCGATGATGATAGCATTCCTCTACGCGATGTTCGCAGACCTGATGGGGCTCTCCGGGATCGTCGGCGCGTTCATCGCCGGCGTCGCCTTCGAGGGCGTGGGCCTGCGGAACAGCAAGGACGTCAGGGAAGGCGCCGAGTACCTTCAGATCATATTCGCGTCGATCTTCTTCGTCTCGCTCGGTATCCTTGCAGACTTCACGGCGCTCACGCCTGAGATCCTCGTCTTCCTCGTTGCGCTGACGGTCGTGGCCATCATCACCAAGGTCGTCGGCTGCGGCCTCCCTGCCCGGGCGATGGGCATGTGCCGGGAAGACTCGCTGATCATCGGGTTCGGGATGGCGCCGCGGGGCGAGGTTGCAATGATCGTCGCGCTGATCGGGCTCGATCAGGGGCTCATCGGCCAGGGGATATTCGTCGCCATCGTCCTGATGAGTCTTCTGACCACCATCATCACGCCGATCGTCTACCGGAACTGGTTCTTCAAGGGTGAATACTGCACCTATGAGCAGGAGTCCGGCAACACCTGA
- a CDS encoding cation transporting ATPase C-terminal domain-containing protein, whose product MGAARQFFERRQITRILIFGLVMGVASFLVFEHLIFRFPYESANAIIFTAFAAFQWFNGIQAQKEHEPFFVNIRRSLTINPLIFLGVLIGLLLQLVAIYIVPSWFNAVPLAPEQWIYVILLSVVAFAVVETIKWVEYLADRTAESAG is encoded by the coding sequence ATCGGTGCCGCCCGGCAGTTCTTTGAACGCCGGCAGATCACCCGGATCCTGATCTTCGGGCTGGTTATGGGCGTGGCGAGTTTTCTGGTCTTCGAGCACCTTATTTTCCGGTTCCCCTACGAGAGCGCCAATGCGATCATCTTCACCGCGTTCGCGGCGTTCCAGTGGTTCAACGGTATCCAGGCACAGAAGGAGCACGAACCGTTCTTCGTGAACATCCGGCGCAGCCTGACGATCAACCCGCTCATCTTCCTCGGCGTTCTCATCGGGCTCCTCCTGCAGCTGGTCGCGATTTACATCGTCCCCTCCTGGTTTAATGCCGTGCCCCTGGCGCCGGAGCAGTGGATCTATGTTATTCTCCTCTCCGTCGTGGCCTTCGCCGTGGTTGAGACGATCAAGTGGGTGGAGTACCTGGCCGACAGAACGGCAGAGTCAGCGGGGTAA
- a CDS encoding class I SAM-dependent methyltransferase: protein MTLTTKERKDPSKMAEGIAMHRFKESQKPEGERLCYDPYAIHFITPAILEFAARHPAEANAMVERMERRFPGLSSSILARVRYFDDFVLQSLAEGLEQLVILGAGYDTRAYRIEGLREQVRVFEVDHPETQSVKREKVRELFGSLPEHVVYVPLDLETGDLGRELTGNGYNPDKQTLFILEGLVMYIPPHAVDEILAFIRNTSAPGSAVIFDYYPSSVVDGTCDREIAQNIRTYVAQLGEPLRFGIPEGTAEAFLSERGFCNVVNVTNEDYKKLYFNGKNENREVCSALYFAHGMVE from the coding sequence ATGACCCTGACGACGAAGGAGAGAAAAGATCCCAGCAAAATGGCAGAGGGGATCGCGATGCACCGGTTCAAAGAATCGCAAAAACCCGAAGGCGAACGCCTCTGTTATGACCCTTATGCAATCCACTTCATCACCCCTGCGATCCTGGAGTTCGCAGCACGTCACCCGGCAGAGGCGAATGCGATGGTGGAGCGGATGGAACGCAGGTTTCCGGGTTTGAGCAGCTCGATTCTCGCAAGGGTCCGGTATTTCGACGATTTCGTGTTGCAATCCCTCGCGGAAGGGCTCGAACAGCTGGTCATCCTCGGTGCGGGCTACGATACCCGGGCGTATCGCATCGAAGGACTGCGCGAGCAGGTCCGCGTGTTTGAAGTCGACCACCCCGAGACCCAGTCGGTAAAGAGGGAGAAAGTTCGGGAGCTCTTCGGCTCGCTTCCGGAGCATGTCGTGTATGTCCCCCTTGATCTCGAAACCGGAGATCTCGGTCGGGAGCTGACCGGCAATGGCTATAATCCTGATAAACAGACTCTCTTTATTCTGGAGGGACTGGTGATGTATATCCCTCCGCACGCGGTCGACGAGATCCTTGCCTTTATCCGAAATACCTCGGCTCCGGGCAGTGCCGTCATCTTCGATTACTATCCTTCGAGTGTCGTTGACGGGACGTGCGATCGGGAGATCGCACAAAATATTCGCACGTATGTTGCACAGCTGGGAGAGCCCCTTCGGTTCGGCATTCCGGAGGGAACTGCGGAGGCATTTCTTTCGGAACGCGGGTTTTGCAATGTCGTAAATGTGACGAACGAGGATTATAAAAAACTCTATTTCAATGGGAAGAACGAAAACCGGGAAGTCTGCAGCGCATTATATTTCGCACACGGGATGGTGGAGTGA
- a CDS encoding DNA-methyltransferase gives MIAVEDGRDAPSYVATNTIHAMDCLTGMRQMQAGSVDIVVTSPPYNIGKDYNRYDDQKPREEYLDWIEEVAVAAKRVLKADGSFFLNVGGKPSDPWIPFDAVQRFRPHYALQNVIHWVKSIAIEKADVGNYDRITGDIAVGHYQPVNSTRYLSQCHEHIFHFTKEGGVSLQKLDVGVAYQDKSNIGRWKAAQQDLRDRGNTWFIPYRTIRSSRPHPTSFPEKLPEMCIRLHGYSAATLVLDPFMGIGSTALACTTLGTQYIGFEIDPEYADIARTRVAEHR, from the coding sequence ATGATAGCAGTGGAAGATGGAAGAGACGCTCCCTCCTACGTAGCGACGAACACGATTCACGCCATGGACTGCCTGACCGGCATGCGGCAGATGCAGGCAGGATCGGTCGATATCGTCGTCACCTCGCCGCCCTACAATATCGGCAAAGACTACAACCGCTACGACGATCAAAAACCCCGGGAAGAGTATCTCGACTGGATCGAGGAGGTGGCCGTCGCGGCAAAGCGGGTGTTGAAAGCAGACGGCTCGTTCTTCCTGAACGTTGGCGGGAAACCGAGCGACCCCTGGATACCCTTCGACGCAGTCCAGCGGTTCCGGCCGCACTATGCCCTCCAGAACGTGATACACTGGGTCAAATCCATCGCGATCGAGAAAGCAGACGTCGGGAACTACGACCGGATAACCGGCGACATCGCAGTCGGCCACTACCAGCCGGTGAACAGCACGCGGTACCTGAGCCAGTGCCACGAGCATATCTTCCACTTCACCAAAGAAGGCGGCGTCTCCTTACAGAAGCTCGACGTCGGCGTGGCCTACCAGGACAAATCAAATATCGGCCGGTGGAAGGCTGCGCAGCAGGATCTCCGCGACCGGGGGAACACCTGGTTCATCCCCTACCGGACGATACGGTCGTCGCGGCCGCACCCGACGAGTTTTCCTGAAAAACTCCCGGAGATGTGCATACGGCTCCACGGCTACTCTGCTGCGACGCTCGTCCTCGACCCCTTCATGGGCATCGGCAGCACCGCTCTTGCCTGCACCACGCTCGGGACGCAGTATATCGGGTTTGAGATCGACCCCGAATACGCTGATATCGCGAGGACGAGGGTAGCAGAGCACCGGTAA
- a CDS encoding sodium-dependent transporter, whose amino-acid sequence MVRERWSSWTGFILASIGSAVGIGNIWRFPYIVGQNGGGAFLIPYLISVFLFALPLMMLELAIGRHLQTSVGPAFRAIGERFFPVGILIVAIISLILSYYLVITSWVFAYTLFFALNRPVEFEAFTNSYYPLIFFLLTGLVVYATVRSGVREGIERLSRYLIPVLVAILLILAAYALTGSGALAGIAFYLTPDTSRLSDPLVWAAAFGQAFFSLSVGMGILITYGSYLGRTNIFRSASVIAVADILIALLAGLIIFPLVFSFGLDPAAGVNLAFVALPSVFGSVPFGAVLGLLFFTMLFVAALTSAVSMLEVPVATIIDSYGYSRGRATRLVFCAVMLLGLPSALSYTALRLELFETPLLDLGDYAFGTLGLIVAGLLVSIVAGWFMNQDWIFDEIGGSERMQRVFRFLIRYAIPLVLSVTLLAQIVRSAG is encoded by the coding sequence ATGGTTCGCGAACGATGGTCCTCATGGACAGGGTTTATCCTCGCCAGCATCGGCTCCGCTGTCGGTATCGGGAACATCTGGCGGTTTCCGTACATCGTGGGGCAGAACGGCGGCGGGGCGTTCCTGATACCCTACCTGATCTCCGTCTTCCTCTTCGCCCTGCCGCTCATGATGCTCGAACTTGCCATCGGGCGGCACCTGCAGACCTCGGTGGGGCCGGCCTTCCGGGCTATCGGCGAACGGTTCTTCCCGGTCGGCATCCTCATCGTCGCCATCATAAGCCTGATCCTGAGCTACTACCTCGTGATCACGAGCTGGGTCTTTGCCTACACCCTCTTCTTCGCCCTGAACAGGCCGGTCGAGTTCGAAGCCTTCACGAACTCCTACTACCCGCTGATATTCTTCCTCCTCACCGGCCTCGTCGTCTACGCTACGGTCAGATCGGGAGTCCGGGAGGGGATCGAGCGGCTCTCACGCTACCTCATCCCCGTACTCGTGGCGATCCTCCTGATTCTGGCTGCATACGCCCTCACGGGATCCGGTGCGCTCGCCGGGATCGCGTTCTACCTGACACCCGACACCTCCCGCCTCTCGGATCCGCTCGTCTGGGCGGCAGCATTCGGGCAGGCGTTCTTCTCCCTCTCGGTCGGGATGGGTATCCTGATCACCTACGGCAGTTACCTCGGGCGGACGAATATCTTCAGGAGCGCCTCGGTGATAGCCGTCGCCGACATCCTGATCGCCCTCCTCGCCGGCCTGATCATCTTCCCGCTCGTCTTCTCGTTCGGCCTTGACCCGGCAGCGGGCGTGAACCTCGCGTTCGTCGCCCTGCCTTCGGTCTTTGGCAGCGTTCCGTTCGGAGCCGTTCTCGGACTGCTCTTCTTTACCATGCTCTTCGTTGCAGCGCTCACATCGGCGGTATCCATGCTCGAGGTGCCGGTCGCGACGATCATCGATTCATACGGGTATTCCCGGGGGCGGGCGACACGCCTCGTTTTTTGCGCCGTCATGCTCCTCGGCCTCCCGTCGGCGCTCAGTTACACCGCACTCCGGCTGGAACTCTTCGAAACGCCGCTCCTCGATCTTGGCGACTACGCCTTCGGAACGCTCGGGCTCATCGTAGCAGGCCTGCTCGTGAGCATCGTTGCAGGGTGGTTTATGAATCAGGACTGGATCTTCGATGAGATCGGCGGGAGCGAGAGGATGCAACGGGTGTTCCGGTTCCTCATCCGCTACGCCATTCCACTGGTGCTCTCTGTCACGCTCCTGGCACAGATCGTCCGGAGTGCAGGGTGA
- a CDS encoding DUF4129 domain-containing protein: MKRRYTQVLLVVLAVLFFALIAQYAASPALYTFKSDSDTPFHQNPEALKQISREQSQVLLPLMSEVLDNTGTLVLNIKLKDFESAERDLQQYMEQSRRLDSMVINLDMSETELEEFRRNNKKNVESMQSLLNDTRRFQELQSLEIRYRDENRPDLLYSVSYEGEALRSQIAENFKGYRSRESAMVNTSSRFELDTTTYEQSIDDFEEIVEEIEAKQETRRTETPAPPTTPQRLSIAISPDTGVYQDRLWASGELTGKRVGRENVTLYIDSKYWTTVATGDDGRYGTTFTVDRIRAGKHLAYAVHGSTYSEVVTFTVLPLDTVLTLEVVEGARAENRTLAGSLRAGEIPVADAPVRLTADGRTIATATTDDTGNYTLEQQFEAGTYRVTAIFESSSFPLNGTESAPVLVEIAPSLFGSPIFVYGGFLLLAAIGSVWYIRRRRGQPGEPAAEALSEERADLPDEPAVEEPLPGEDENAAEKFARLVAGGRISDAVHALYLHLAGRIAKAQRIDNHLAMTPRELLAACRRLPLGERLAEFVRRYEAVRYGGKQPTDEERRELAGLFEQISEDTERDAD; the protein is encoded by the coding sequence ATGAAGCGGCGGTACACGCAGGTTCTGCTCGTAGTCCTTGCAGTCCTATTCTTTGCCCTTATCGCCCAATATGCGGCGTCCCCCGCCCTCTACACATTCAAAAGCGACTCTGATACCCCGTTCCACCAGAACCCGGAGGCGCTGAAGCAGATCTCCCGCGAGCAGTCCCAGGTACTCCTCCCGCTGATGTCCGAGGTGCTCGACAACACCGGCACGCTCGTACTGAATATCAAGCTGAAGGACTTCGAATCTGCCGAGCGCGATCTGCAGCAGTACATGGAGCAGTCCCGGCGCCTCGACAGCATGGTGATCAACCTCGATATGTCGGAGACGGAGCTTGAGGAGTTCCGGAGGAACAATAAAAAGAATGTCGAGAGCATGCAGTCGCTCTTAAACGACACCCGGCGGTTCCAGGAGTTGCAGAGCCTCGAGATCCGCTATCGCGACGAAAACCGCCCCGACCTCCTCTACTCGGTCAGCTACGAGGGCGAAGCGCTGCGATCGCAGATCGCCGAGAACTTCAAAGGCTACCGGTCCCGCGAGAGCGCGATGGTGAACACGAGCTCCCGTTTCGAGCTCGATACTACGACCTACGAGCAGAGCATCGACGACTTCGAGGAGATCGTCGAGGAGATCGAGGCGAAGCAGGAAACGCGCCGGACGGAGACCCCCGCTCCTCCGACCACGCCGCAGCGGCTCTCGATTGCGATCAGTCCGGATACCGGCGTGTACCAGGACCGGCTCTGGGCGTCGGGAGAACTGACGGGGAAGCGTGTCGGCAGAGAGAACGTCACCCTCTACATCGACAGCAAGTACTGGACGACGGTCGCCACCGGCGACGACGGGCGGTACGGCACCACCTTCACCGTCGACCGGATCCGGGCAGGGAAGCACCTCGCTTACGCCGTCCACGGTTCCACCTACTCGGAGGTCGTCACCTTCACCGTCCTCCCGCTCGACACCGTCCTCACCCTTGAGGTGGTGGAGGGGGCACGGGCGGAGAACCGGACGCTTGCCGGCAGCCTCCGGGCAGGAGAGATACCGGTCGCCGATGCTCCCGTCCGGCTAACGGCGGACGGCAGGACAATCGCGACGGCGACGACGGACGATACCGGAAACTATACCCTCGAGCAGCAGTTCGAGGCGGGCACCTACCGGGTCACGGCGATATTCGAGAGCTCGTCCTTCCCCCTCAACGGGACGGAGAGCGCTCCCGTGCTCGTAGAGATCGCACCCTCGCTCTTCGGCTCCCCGATCTTCGTCTACGGGGGTTTCCTCCTCCTCGCCGCGATAGGCAGCGTCTGGTACATCCGCAGGCGGCGGGGGCAGCCGGGCGAACCGGCGGCAGAGGCGCTTTCGGAAGAGCGTGCCGATCTACCGGATGAACCGGCAGTCGAAGAGCCCCTTCCCGGAGAGGACGAGAACGCCGCCGAGAAGTTCGCCCGGCTGGTTGCCGGAGGCCGGATCAGCGATGCGGTTCACGCACTCTACCTGCACCTCGCAGGCAGGATCGCAAAGGCGCAGCGGATCGACAACCACCTCGCCATGACCCCGCGGGAGCTCCTCGCGGCCTGCAGAAGACTCCCCCTCGGAGAACGGCTTGCCGAGTTCGTCCGGAGATACGAGGCCGTCCGCTACGGCGGAAAGCAGCCGACGGACGAGGAGCGCCGGGAGCTTGCAGGCCTCTTCGAGCAGATCTCCGAAGATACGGAGCGTGATGCAGATTAA